A single region of the Streptomyces sp. NBC_01262 genome encodes:
- a CDS encoding RNA polymerase sigma-70 factor encodes MSDDDTAAAATTASAAAEVFEEHRRLLTGVAYRMLGRFADAEDVVQEAWLRWAQADRDAVREPRAYLVTVTTRLAIDRLRYVQSRRESYVGPWLPEPVATDFGHTVPDAAERVVLADSVSLALLVLLESLSPLERAVFVLREAFGFPYADIATALDRAEPAVRQLATRARRHIDERRPRFDADPAATAAVTERFLAAAIGGDLQGLLTLLAPDVRLVGDGGGLQKAPLRVIESASKVGRFLHAIAGNPLPEPGFTFEEVNGAPAVVITSRGTPHTVIALDLTDGLISCVYLLTNPEKLGGVRSGKPEA; translated from the coding sequence GTGAGCGACGACGACACAGCGGCAGCGGCAACAACGGCGTCAGCGGCGGCAGAGGTCTTCGAGGAGCATCGCCGGCTTCTCACCGGCGTCGCCTACCGCATGCTCGGCCGCTTCGCCGACGCCGAGGACGTCGTGCAGGAAGCCTGGCTGCGCTGGGCGCAGGCCGACCGCGACGCCGTGCGCGAGCCCCGCGCGTACCTGGTCACCGTCACGACCCGCCTGGCCATCGACCGCCTGCGGTATGTCCAGTCCCGCCGTGAGTCCTACGTCGGACCCTGGCTGCCCGAGCCCGTCGCCACCGATTTCGGCCACACCGTCCCCGACGCCGCCGAGCGCGTCGTCCTCGCCGATTCCGTCTCCCTGGCGCTGCTGGTCCTCCTGGAGTCCCTCTCCCCGCTGGAGCGCGCGGTCTTCGTCCTGCGCGAGGCCTTCGGTTTCCCCTACGCCGACATCGCCACCGCCCTGGACCGCGCCGAACCCGCCGTCCGGCAGCTCGCCACCCGCGCCCGACGCCACATCGACGAACGGCGCCCCCGCTTCGACGCCGATCCCGCCGCGACCGCCGCCGTCACCGAACGCTTCCTCGCCGCCGCCATCGGCGGCGACCTCCAAGGCCTGCTCACCCTCCTCGCCCCCGACGTCCGTCTCGTCGGCGACGGCGGCGGCCTCCAGAAGGCTCCCTTGCGCGTCATCGAAAGCGCCTCCAAGGTCGGCCGCTTCCTCCACGCCATCGCCGGGAACCCCCTCCCCGAACCCGGCTTCACCTTCGAGGAGGTCAACGGCGCCCCCGCCGTCGTCATCACCTCCCGGGGCACACCCCACACCGTCATCGCCCTGGATCTCACCGACGGCCTGATCTCCTGCGTCTACCTCCTGACCAACCCCGAAAAGCTCGGCGGCGTCAGGTCCGGCAAACCGGAGGCCTGA
- a CDS encoding GntR family transcriptional regulator, giving the protein MATTQLETVPEPKYWHLKTVLVDALDSEFAVGEILPNERELAARFGVARATLRQALEQLELEGRLQRRRGVGTTVAPPRMGVSVDPTQGEWPGVGAEAWRTVGCVEAAAPAAVAALLGTDGDELVHTVRRERMMHGQQVATELLYVPPASVPALPRDLTPATHAPAVLRELQMLPLAGEDRSVELGSARAEDAKQLDRLPGAPVLVVTTRYVSAGQVAAVAVATYRADTCRLTFGGTGPEIALAAS; this is encoded by the coding sequence GTGGCGACCACGCAGCTCGAAACGGTGCCGGAGCCCAAGTACTGGCACCTCAAGACGGTGCTCGTCGACGCTCTGGACTCCGAGTTCGCGGTCGGTGAGATCCTGCCCAACGAGCGGGAGCTCGCCGCCCGGTTCGGCGTGGCCAGGGCCACCCTCCGGCAGGCCCTGGAGCAGCTGGAGCTGGAAGGCCGGCTGCAGCGCCGCCGCGGGGTCGGTACCACGGTCGCGCCGCCGCGCATGGGCGTCTCCGTGGACCCGACGCAGGGCGAATGGCCGGGCGTCGGCGCCGAGGCGTGGCGCACGGTCGGCTGCGTCGAGGCCGCCGCCCCCGCAGCCGTCGCCGCGCTGCTGGGCACCGACGGCGACGAACTCGTGCACACCGTCCGCCGGGAGCGGATGATGCACGGTCAGCAGGTCGCCACCGAGCTGCTGTACGTCCCCCCGGCCTCCGTACCGGCCCTTCCCCGCGACCTCACCCCGGCCACCCACGCCCCCGCCGTGCTGCGCGAGCTGCAGATGCTGCCGCTGGCCGGCGAGGACCGTTCCGTGGAGCTCGGTTCCGCACGCGCCGAGGACGCCAAGCAGCTCGACCGGCTGCCCGGCGCCCCCGTACTGGTCGTCACCACCCGCTATGTGAGCGCCGGCCAGGTCGCCGCGGTGGCCGTGGCGACCTACCGCGCCGACACCTGCCGCCTGACCTTCGGCGGCACCGGCCCGGAGATCGCCCTCGCCGCGTCCTGA
- a CDS encoding cyclase family protein, with translation MAEPRLWAAFRELSEKATRTDLTHAFHPGQPHFPAFPDETRHMPFDMARGDGFNVHLYTIVGQWGTHVDPPSHFVAGARTLDEIPVEEMILPLVVLDITGRVDADPDAVPTLDDVAAWEARNGPIPAGSFVALRTGWGCRWPDAAAMANRDEAGVSHAPGWSADVLRHLFEEAGVTAIGHEQTDTDPGLATSAGDFSLELYVLERDRWQIELMANLDRVPEAGGLIVATWPKPQGGSGFPARVFALHIDDRPIVPT, from the coding sequence GTGGCCGAACCCCGACTGTGGGCCGCATTCCGCGAACTGAGCGAGAAGGCGACCCGCACCGACCTCACGCACGCGTTCCACCCGGGCCAGCCGCACTTCCCGGCCTTCCCCGACGAGACGCGGCACATGCCCTTCGACATGGCGCGCGGCGACGGCTTCAACGTGCACCTCTACACGATCGTCGGCCAGTGGGGCACGCACGTCGACCCGCCCTCGCACTTCGTGGCCGGGGCCAGGACGCTGGACGAGATCCCCGTCGAGGAGATGATCCTGCCGCTGGTGGTCCTCGACATCACCGGCAGGGTCGACGCCGACCCCGACGCGGTGCCCACGCTGGACGACGTGGCCGCGTGGGAGGCGCGCAACGGCCCGATACCCGCGGGCTCGTTCGTGGCGCTGCGCACCGGCTGGGGCTGCCGCTGGCCCGACGCCGCCGCGATGGCCAACCGGGACGAGGCGGGCGTCAGCCATGCGCCGGGCTGGTCGGCCGACGTGCTGCGCCACCTCTTCGAGGAAGCCGGCGTCACGGCCATCGGCCACGAGCAGACCGACACCGACCCCGGACTCGCCACCTCCGCGGGCGACTTCAGCCTGGAGCTCTACGTCCTGGAGCGGGACCGCTGGCAGATCGAGCTGATGGCCAACCTCGACCGGGTGCCCGAGGCGGGCGGCCTGATCGTCGCCACCTGGCCCAAGCCTCAGGGCGGATCGGGCTTCCCCGCCCGGGTGTTCGCCCTCCACATCGACGACCGACCTATAGTGCCCACGTGA
- a CDS encoding GNAT family N-acetyltransferase, with product MLIREADTEDWQAVWPFFHEIVAAGDTFTYPVDLGEEQGRDWWLLPPPNRTVVAVDDAGTVLGTAKMNTNHMGNGSHIASASYMVDPAHSGQGVGRALCRYTIEWARAAGFRAMQFNAVVETNVHAVKLYRSLGFEVLGTLPEGFRHPEKGYVGLHIMHLAL from the coding sequence ATGCTGATCAGGGAAGCCGACACCGAGGACTGGCAGGCCGTCTGGCCCTTCTTCCACGAGATCGTCGCCGCGGGTGACACCTTCACCTATCCGGTCGATCTCGGCGAGGAACAGGGCCGCGACTGGTGGCTCCTGCCTCCCCCGAACCGTACGGTCGTCGCCGTCGACGACGCCGGAACCGTTCTGGGCACGGCGAAGATGAACACCAACCACATGGGCAACGGCTCGCACATCGCGAGCGCCAGCTACATGGTCGACCCGGCCCACTCCGGTCAGGGCGTGGGCCGGGCGCTGTGCCGGTACACGATCGAGTGGGCGCGCGCGGCCGGCTTCCGGGCGATGCAGTTCAACGCGGTGGTCGAGACCAACGTGCACGCGGTCAAGCTTTACCGGTCCCTCGGCTTCGAGGTGCTGGGCACCCTGCCGGAGGGCTTCCGGCACCCGGAGAAGGGCTATGTGGGGCTGCACATCATGCACCTCGCGCTCTGA
- a CDS encoding phytanoyl-CoA dioxygenase family protein, producing the protein MDDDQLLRRFTEDGFVRIEGAFPAATAQACVDIMWPDTGCRPDDPATWTRPVVRLPGYGGGPFEEAVTAPALLAAYDLLAGPGRWAPRTGLGTFPVRFPHPDDPGDGGWHVEGSYTPEGAEHYWTNVFSRDRALLMLFLFTDTGEDDAPTRVRIGSHLDVPEVLRPAGEQGMDGFVLGPLVDAASAHRPQTCATGRAGDVYLCHPFLVHAAQPHRGTRVRFMAQPGLEPTEPLRIDRPDGAYSPVEAAIRRGLGLTGRPE; encoded by the coding sequence GTGGACGATGACCAACTGCTGCGCCGCTTCACCGAAGACGGCTTCGTGCGCATCGAGGGCGCCTTCCCCGCCGCCACCGCACAGGCCTGCGTGGACATCATGTGGCCCGACACCGGCTGCCGCCCCGACGACCCCGCCACCTGGACCCGGCCCGTGGTGCGCCTCCCCGGATACGGAGGCGGCCCCTTCGAGGAAGCCGTCACCGCCCCGGCCCTGCTCGCCGCGTACGACCTGCTGGCCGGCCCGGGCCGCTGGGCGCCGCGCACCGGCCTCGGCACCTTCCCCGTACGCTTCCCGCACCCGGACGACCCCGGTGACGGCGGCTGGCACGTCGAGGGCAGCTACACGCCCGAAGGCGCGGAGCACTACTGGACCAACGTCTTCTCGCGTGACCGCGCCCTCCTGATGCTCTTCCTCTTCACCGACACCGGCGAGGACGACGCCCCCACCCGGGTCCGGATCGGCTCCCACCTCGACGTGCCCGAGGTCCTGCGGCCGGCCGGGGAGCAGGGCATGGACGGTTTCGTCCTCGGCCCCCTCGTCGACGCCGCCAGCGCGCACCGGCCGCAGACCTGCGCCACCGGGCGCGCCGGAGACGTCTACCTCTGCCACCCCTTCCTGGTGCACGCCGCCCAGCCGCACCGGGGCACCCGCGTACGGTTCATGGCCCAGCCGGGCCTGGAGCCGACGGAGCCGCTGCGCATCGACCGGCCGGACGGCGCGTACTCGCCCGTCGAGGCGGCGATCCGGCGGGGCCTCGGGCTGACGGGTCGGCCGGAGTGA
- a CDS encoding ROK family transcriptional regulator — MGGRLTGGDPSLLRRINSAVVLHALRDARTPSLTELVQSTGLSRPTVEGVIEGLAESGLVVEVPADTGDVRKQGRPARRFRFHAEAGHVLGIEVGSHQVRAVLSDLSGAMVGSYAHGVDEKAPADERLDRIRSTVAELLRRAGVARSTLWAVGVGSPGIIQADGVVRLCTALPGWTGLALGERLQRSFRCPVLVENDANVAAVAEHWKGAATGIDDVVFVLAGLSPGAGSLIGGRLHRGFMGAAGEIGALHLLGREATPEHLLSTTGTPLHPLDESAVAEVFALARSGDVQAMEAVERFLGRLVHDVAALVLAIDPQLVVVGGWAAGLDDVLEPLREQLTRYCLLPPRVTLSALGPDAIATGALRLALDQVEEQLFAVARPSLPLR, encoded by the coding sequence TTGGGCGGCCGGCTCACCGGCGGGGATCCATCCCTGCTCAGGCGGATCAACTCCGCGGTGGTGCTGCACGCCCTGCGCGACGCCCGCACCCCCAGCCTGACGGAACTGGTGCAGAGCACCGGCCTGTCGCGGCCGACGGTCGAGGGGGTCATCGAGGGCCTGGCGGAGTCGGGCCTGGTGGTGGAGGTCCCGGCCGATACGGGGGACGTACGCAAGCAGGGGCGGCCCGCCCGCAGGTTCCGGTTCCACGCGGAGGCCGGGCATGTGCTGGGGATCGAGGTCGGCTCGCACCAGGTACGGGCGGTGCTGTCGGACCTGAGCGGCGCGATGGTGGGCTCGTACGCCCACGGTGTGGACGAGAAGGCCCCGGCGGATGAGCGGCTGGACCGGATCCGCAGCACGGTGGCGGAGCTGCTGCGCAGGGCGGGGGTGGCGCGCAGCACGCTGTGGGCGGTGGGCGTCGGCAGCCCCGGCATCATCCAGGCCGACGGGGTGGTGCGGCTGTGCACCGCCCTGCCGGGCTGGACCGGGCTGGCGCTCGGGGAACGGCTCCAGCGCTCCTTCCGCTGCCCGGTGCTGGTGGAGAACGACGCCAACGTGGCGGCCGTGGCCGAGCACTGGAAGGGCGCCGCCACCGGCATCGACGACGTGGTCTTCGTACTGGCCGGGCTGAGCCCCGGCGCCGGGTCGCTGATCGGCGGGCGGCTGCACCGGGGCTTCATGGGCGCGGCCGGGGAGATAGGGGCGCTGCACCTGCTGGGCCGCGAGGCCACTCCCGAGCACCTGCTGTCCACCACCGGCACGCCGCTGCACCCGCTGGACGAGTCGGCGGTGGCCGAGGTGTTCGCACTGGCCCGCAGCGGCGACGTACAGGCGATGGAGGCCGTCGAGCGCTTCTTGGGCAGGCTCGTGCACGACGTGGCCGCCCTGGTGCTCGCGATCGACCCCCAGCTGGTCGTCGTGGGCGGCTGGGCGGCGGGGCTCGACGACGTACTGGAGCCGCTGCGCGAGCAGCTGACCCGCTACTGCCTGCTCCCGCCGAGGGTGACGCTGTCCGCGCTGGGCCCGGACGCGATCGCGACGGGGGCGCTGCGGCTGGCCCTGGACCAGGTCGAGGAGCAGCTGTTCGCGGTGGCGCGCCCGTCGTTGCCGCTGCGCTGA
- a CDS encoding nitrilase-related carbon-nitrogen hydrolase codes for MSRVVRAALVQTKWTGDMESMIALHEQYAREAAAQGAQIIGFQEVFNAPYFCQVQEAEHYQWAEPVPDGPTIVRMQALAKELNMVIVVPVYEVEQAGFYYNTAAVIDADGSYLGKYRKHHIPQVKGFWEKYYFKPGNLGWPVFDTAVGKVGVYICYDRHFPEGWRALGLAGAEIVYNPSATSRGLSAYLWQLEQPAAAVANEYFVAAINRVGVEEYGDNDFYGTSYFVDPRGQFVGDVASDKEEELVVRDLDMDKIEEVRQQWAFYRDRRPDAYGPLTEA; via the coding sequence ATGAGTCGAGTAGTGCGCGCCGCGCTGGTGCAGACGAAGTGGACCGGCGACATGGAGTCGATGATCGCGCTGCACGAGCAGTACGCCCGTGAGGCGGCCGCTCAGGGCGCGCAGATCATCGGCTTCCAGGAGGTCTTCAACGCCCCGTACTTCTGCCAGGTGCAGGAGGCCGAGCACTACCAGTGGGCGGAGCCGGTTCCGGACGGGCCGACGATCGTGCGGATGCAGGCGCTGGCCAAGGAACTGAACATGGTCATCGTCGTGCCGGTGTACGAGGTCGAGCAGGCGGGCTTCTACTACAACACCGCCGCCGTGATCGACGCCGACGGCTCGTACCTCGGCAAGTACCGCAAGCACCACATCCCGCAGGTCAAGGGCTTCTGGGAGAAGTACTACTTCAAGCCGGGGAACCTGGGCTGGCCCGTCTTCGACACCGCGGTCGGCAAGGTCGGCGTGTACATCTGCTACGACCGGCACTTCCCGGAGGGCTGGCGCGCGCTGGGCCTGGCGGGCGCGGAGATCGTCTACAACCCCTCGGCGACCTCGCGCGGTCTGTCGGCGTACCTGTGGCAGCTTGAGCAGCCGGCGGCGGCCGTGGCGAACGAGTACTTCGTGGCGGCGATCAACCGGGTGGGCGTCGAGGAGTACGGCGACAACGACTTCTACGGCACCTCGTATTTCGTGGACCCGCGCGGGCAGTTCGTCGGCGACGTGGCCTCGGACAAGGAAGAGGAACTGGTCGTCCGCGACCTCGACATGGACAAGATCGAGGAGGTCCGGCAGCAGTGGGCCTTCTACCGGGACCGCCGCCCGGACGCCTACGGCCCGCTGACCGAGGCCTGA
- a CDS encoding IclR family transcriptional regulator: MDSSVGKGLDILSALARRTSGASATDLARDLGRDRSRLSRNLHEMADAGFLLQEPAPRVFAPHWRLYAEAQEVTAHRLRTDGLTTLEGMVGDTGESCYLGVLVGDTTVTIAERVPAGSNHVGSWIGRPYPAYCSDSGQALLCDADGDEVAAVFARTDFVRHGPNTPTGLDDFLGRLAVTRDRGYSVVDEEAEPGLYSVAVPVRDFRGEVVAALQVVGPRVRLAPRTDICAAAALRWSRWLESALRGAG; the protein is encoded by the coding sequence ATGGACTCAAGCGTGGGGAAGGGGCTCGACATCCTGTCGGCGCTCGCCCGCAGGACATCCGGTGCCTCCGCCACCGATCTGGCCCGCGACCTGGGCCGCGACCGCAGCCGGCTCTCCCGCAACCTGCACGAGATGGCCGACGCGGGGTTCCTCCTCCAGGAGCCGGCCCCGCGCGTATTCGCCCCGCACTGGCGGCTGTACGCGGAGGCGCAGGAGGTCACCGCCCACCGGCTGCGCACCGACGGCCTCACGACGCTGGAAGGGATGGTGGGCGACACCGGGGAGAGCTGCTACCTGGGTGTACTCGTCGGCGACACCACCGTCACCATCGCCGAGCGCGTACCCGCGGGAAGCAACCACGTCGGCTCCTGGATCGGCCGCCCCTACCCCGCCTACTGCAGCGACAGCGGCCAGGCCCTGCTCTGCGACGCCGACGGCGACGAGGTCGCCGCGGTCTTCGCCCGCACCGACTTCGTACGCCACGGCCCCAACACCCCAACCGGGCTGGACGACTTCCTCGGCCGCCTCGCCGTCACCCGCGACCGCGGCTACTCCGTGGTCGACGAGGAGGCCGAGCCCGGCCTGTACTCGGTGGCCGTCCCCGTCCGCGACTTCCGGGGCGAGGTCGTCGCCGCCCTCCAGGTCGTCGGCCCCCGGGTCCGGCTCGCTCCCCGAACCGATATCTGCGCCGCCGCCGCGCTGCGCTGGAGCCGGTGGCTGGAGAGCGCACTGCGCGGGGCGGGCTGA
- a CDS encoding SDR family oxidoreductase, whose translation MSPVTVVTGASRGIGEAVALRLAALGHSVGVGYASSREAAESVVRRAREAGAQAMAVRADTSDEAEVDALFDAVRDRFGPVTGLVSNAGITGPLGLFTETPVEVMRRVVDVNVMGTIICARRAAREMSTRYGGGGGAIVNISSRAATLGGPGEYVHYAASKAAVDTLTVGLATELGPDGVRVNSVQPGVILTEMHAAMGDPERAHRMAPAVPLRRAGEPDEVAAAVAWLLSPEASYTTGTVLRVAGGR comes from the coding sequence ATGAGTCCAGTGACAGTGGTGACCGGCGCGAGCCGGGGAATCGGCGAGGCCGTCGCGCTGCGGCTGGCCGCGCTCGGGCACAGCGTCGGCGTCGGCTACGCCAGCAGTCGCGAGGCCGCGGAATCCGTGGTCCGGCGGGCGCGCGAAGCCGGGGCGCAGGCGATGGCGGTGCGGGCCGACACCTCCGACGAGGCCGAGGTGGACGCCCTGTTCGACGCCGTACGGGACCGGTTCGGGCCGGTCACCGGGCTGGTCAGCAACGCGGGGATCACCGGTCCGCTGGGGCTGTTCACCGAGACCCCGGTCGAGGTCATGCGACGGGTCGTGGACGTCAATGTGATGGGCACGATCATCTGTGCCCGGCGGGCCGCGCGCGAGATGTCCACGCGGTACGGGGGCGGGGGCGGCGCGATCGTCAACATCTCGTCGCGCGCGGCGACGCTGGGCGGACCCGGCGAGTACGTCCACTACGCGGCGAGCAAGGCCGCCGTGGACACCCTGACGGTGGGCCTGGCCACGGAACTGGGCCCGGACGGCGTGCGGGTCAACTCCGTACAGCCCGGTGTGATCCTGACCGAGATGCACGCCGCGATGGGCGACCCCGAGCGGGCCCACCGGATGGCCCCGGCCGTCCCCCTGCGCCGGGCCGGCGAGCCGGACGAGGTCGCGGCGGCGGTGGCGTGGCTGCTGTCGCCGGAGGCCTCGTACACGACGGGGACGGTGTTGCGGGTGGCCGGCGGACGGTGA
- a CDS encoding IclR family transcriptional regulator domain-containing protein, which yields MTAARDPAPAFSSSLRTGLRVIETVLEREVSGRGGFNVSRLADEVGMERSKASRMTQELCDKGWLERREDATLRVSREFLALAGALDAGPLRRARAVLRRLAVQYGAGARLSVRDGVLVRLLRSESASASAYGAADQWRARAGLITPCWCTGSGRALLLDHTEKELADLLEGYELIGVGGPHAARSVADLVRANDRDRPGGVVAAHGEFEHGVTEYAVPVRDSHSRIRAALAVLGPGPVLAAGEPALRADLTAAAGELSALFQSGKSPDRPGTPDARR from the coding sequence GTGACAGCAGCACGGGACCCCGCCCCCGCCTTCTCCTCCTCCCTCCGGACGGGCCTGCGGGTCATCGAGACGGTCCTGGAACGCGAGGTCTCCGGGCGCGGCGGCTTCAACGTCAGCAGGCTCGCCGACGAGGTCGGCATGGAGCGCAGCAAGGCCTCCCGGATGACCCAGGAGCTGTGCGACAAGGGCTGGCTCGAACGCCGCGAGGACGCCACGCTGCGCGTCTCCCGCGAGTTCCTCGCGCTGGCCGGGGCCCTGGACGCCGGACCGCTGCGGCGCGCCCGCGCCGTCCTGCGGCGGCTCGCGGTCCAGTACGGGGCCGGCGCCCGGCTCTCCGTACGCGACGGCGTCCTGGTCCGCCTCCTGCGCTCGGAGTCCGCCTCCGCCTCGGCCTACGGCGCCGCGGACCAGTGGCGCGCCCGCGCCGGCCTGATCACCCCGTGCTGGTGCACCGGATCCGGCCGGGCGCTGCTGCTCGACCACACCGAGAAAGAGCTCGCCGACCTGCTGGAGGGCTACGAACTCATCGGCGTGGGCGGCCCCCACGCCGCCCGCTCCGTCGCGGACCTCGTCCGGGCCAACGACCGCGACCGCCCCGGCGGTGTCGTCGCCGCCCACGGCGAGTTCGAGCACGGCGTCACCGAGTACGCCGTCCCCGTACGCGACAGCCACTCCCGCATCCGCGCCGCCCTCGCCGTCCTGGGCCCAGGTCCCGTCCTGGCCGCCGGCGAGCCCGCCCTGCGCGCCGACCTCACCGCCGCCGCCGGAGAGCTGAGCGCCCTGTTCCAAAGCGGGAAGAGCCCGGACCGTCCGGGAACTCCCGACGCACGCCGCTAG
- a CDS encoding alpha/beta hydrolase, whose amino-acid sequence MRRAVILGVSAVLAAGALTAPAAAYGPDPVSDDYQAAAGAVVAAQQAAAADLKFGACPAGTRLKAPIQCGRVQVPVDYSQPQGKKISLLVSRLKASGPASARQGALLFNPGGPGGSGLWFPRLGQADIPAPTRQIWAASARAYDMVGFDPRGVGYSAPISCVKPSDYQHAPTPDPRHPTAKVKTRERARAQARAAGCLKRSGALLGHMTTEDLARDLDVIRAALHEQKLNYFGVSYGTYLGAVYAHMFPSHVRRMVFDSVVNPDPRGIWYGANLEQDIAFEKRWADWRAWAARHDKVYRLGSTPAKVMASFDKAMRKLAKHPAGGKVGPGELHAQAVQASYYDPQWVPFAYQLSRYLHGDAKPLTAAATPDPGSAKNDENSEAVYLAVQCGDASWPRDWQIWERDNSRLAKKYPFETWSNAWLNLPCASWPVHSSHPVDVRVPHGAGLPPVLIVQSERDAATPYSGALELHRRLAGSRLITEVGRGSHGLISFRNRCLNDRVDRYLLTGHTGPHDVRCAGHPLPAPTGAQGARDANAGRWY is encoded by the coding sequence GTGCGGCGAGCAGTCATCCTTGGTGTGTCCGCGGTGCTGGCGGCAGGGGCACTGACCGCTCCGGCCGCCGCCTACGGGCCCGACCCGGTCTCCGACGACTACCAGGCAGCGGCGGGCGCCGTCGTTGCCGCCCAGCAGGCCGCCGCGGCGGATCTGAAGTTCGGCGCGTGCCCGGCCGGCACTCGCCTCAAGGCCCCCATCCAGTGCGGTCGGGTCCAGGTGCCGGTGGACTACTCGCAGCCCCAGGGCAAGAAGATCTCGCTCCTGGTGAGCCGCCTGAAGGCCTCCGGCCCGGCCTCCGCCCGCCAGGGCGCTCTGCTGTTCAATCCCGGCGGCCCCGGCGGTTCCGGCCTGTGGTTCCCGCGCCTGGGCCAGGCGGACATCCCGGCGCCGACCCGGCAGATCTGGGCCGCGTCGGCCCGCGCGTACGACATGGTGGGCTTCGACCCGCGCGGGGTGGGCTACTCGGCGCCGATCTCCTGCGTCAAGCCGTCCGACTACCAGCACGCTCCGACGCCCGACCCGCGCCACCCCACCGCCAAGGTGAAGACCCGCGAGCGGGCCCGGGCGCAGGCCCGCGCGGCGGGCTGCCTGAAGCGTTCGGGCGCCCTGCTCGGCCATATGACCACCGAGGATCTCGCCCGGGACCTGGACGTCATCCGGGCGGCGTTGCACGAGCAGAAGCTCAACTACTTCGGTGTGTCGTACGGGACGTACCTGGGCGCGGTGTACGCGCACATGTTCCCCTCGCACGTGCGGCGCATGGTCTTCGACAGCGTCGTCAATCCCGACCCGCGCGGCATCTGGTACGGGGCGAACCTGGAGCAGGACATCGCCTTCGAGAAACGCTGGGCGGACTGGCGGGCCTGGGCCGCCCGGCACGACAAGGTCTACCGGCTCGGATCCACGCCCGCGAAGGTCATGGCCTCCTTCGACAAGGCCATGCGCAAGCTCGCCAAGCACCCGGCCGGCGGGAAGGTCGGGCCCGGCGAGCTGCACGCGCAGGCAGTGCAGGCGTCCTACTACGACCCGCAGTGGGTGCCGTTCGCCTACCAGCTCTCGCGCTATCTGCACGGCGACGCCAAACCGCTGACGGCGGCCGCGACGCCCGATCCGGGCAGTGCGAAGAACGACGAGAACAGCGAGGCGGTGTATCTCGCGGTGCAGTGCGGTGACGCCTCCTGGCCGCGCGACTGGCAGATCTGGGAGCGGGACAACTCGCGCCTCGCGAAGAAGTACCCCTTCGAGACCTGGTCCAACGCGTGGCTGAATCTGCCCTGCGCGTCCTGGCCCGTCCATTCCTCGCACCCGGTCGATGTGCGGGTGCCGCACGGCGCCGGGCTGCCCCCGGTCCTGATCGTGCAGTCCGAGCGGGACGCGGCGACGCCGTACTCGGGCGCGCTGGAACTGCACCGCAGGCTGGCCGGGTCACGGCTCATCACGGAGGTGGGGCGCGGCTCGCACGGGCTGATCAGCTTCCGCAACCGCTGCCTCAACGACCGTGTGGACCGCTACCTGCTGACGGGTCACACCGGCCCGCACGACGTGCGCTGCGCCGGGCACCCGCTGCCCGCCCCGACGGGCGCGCAGGGTGCGCGGGACGCGAACGCGGGCCGCTGGTACTGA